A genomic region of Caenorhabditis elegans chromosome V contains the following coding sequences:
- the cest-2.2 gene encoding Carboxylesterase type B domain-containing protein (Confirmed by transcript evidence), with product MFFRFFILWAILQNVRSTKVKLSSRTGTIEGRTLTASYSPLGNQTGIVFFGVPYVEPPVGNLRFRKPRPPKPWDGVLEAKEYKAACMSDQKKTYKNGVGGPVSEDCLYANVFTNQYCLEHKNCSVMLTIHGGRFVIESASAYDPEIIINNFVGQGRNIVVVTFNYRLGLFGLGMLNGDNQDTNFGLYDILEVVRWTRKEIKNFGGDKDRITMQGHSAGAVFTAAFSTSPLSKGLIHQQIIMSASMSNLSKKSNVKELTVVARIVGCLPDEHGFPKLSNVEVEKAYTCLRSKSAQQILDAQLYMLRNTTYYIGQGHIDGIYQVDYPDNLYATNSIYPINTMIGTTTAELMDSRYIVDPKNTGKKEILLQNLCEHIGYELYKEPEEFSQKCRNFYKNGEDAKSLGDDMEFYYGAIQLANVHSSKDTNVFVYSFDYKEAGNAYKKYDKSLSPKHGEDFAYAFGTNRGNFSTKDYVIEYIYSGMFADFVNFGDPSPLEDQEWAQYTPEKREYFLIDFDKNFTMPGMKDHYYPKALEFWSTCGSKSFKEHFSPSVDIFIIGNLLNPIMSHLNHNETGPDKTFEQFDKLYNEREEFLKLLKAVRKLEIQKKMWRGRSSKDLMLKELVDLEKINEEEQETGANFLLIIFGGTLLGGILYVSISHFCLHHRSRDGYQLLK from the exons atgtttttccgatttttcattttatggGCAATATTGCAAAATGTGCGGTCTACCAAAGTTAAATTGTC TTCCAGAACTGGAACAATTGAAGGGAGAACCCTCACCGCTTCTTATTCTCCACTCGGAAATCAGACCGGAATTGTGTTTTTCGGTGTTCCATATGTTGAACCTCCAGTTGGAAATCTGAGATTCCGTAAGCCGCGTCCACCAAAACCCTGGGACGGAGTTTTGGAGGCGAAGGAGTATAAAGCGGCTTGTATGAGTGATCAGAA AAAAACCTACAAAAATGGTGTTGGAGGGCCTGTATCAGAAGACTGTCTTTATGCCAATGTGTTCACAAACCAATATTGTTTGGAGCAT aaaaactgcTCAGTAATGTTAACCATACATGGTGGACGATTCGTCATAGAATCAGCCTCAGCGTATGATcctgaaattataattaataattttgtgGGTCAAGGCAGAAATATTGTTGTAGTTACTTTCAACTATCGTCTAGGATTATTTGGACTGGGAATGCTCAATGGAGATAATCAAGATACAAATTTTGGATTATACG ATATATTGGAAGTTGTGAGATGGACtcgaaaagaaatcaaaaatttcggagGTGACAAGGATAGAATAACGATGCAGGGGCATTCTGCAGGAGCAGTTTTTACTGCCGCG ttctctACATCTCCGCTGTCAAAAGGTCTTATTCACCAACAAATTATAATGAGTGCATCGATGTCTaatctttcgaaaaaatcaaatgtgaAAGAGCTGACAGTAGTTGCCAGAATAGTTGGATGCCTTCCAGATGAACAtggatttccaaaattatcgaacgtagaagttgaaaaa GCCTATACCTGCCTTCGTTCAAAATCTGCTCAACAAATTCTTGATGCTCAGCTGTATATGCTCCGTAACACTACATACTACATAGGACAGGGTCATATAGATGGGATATATCAAGTTGATTATCCTGATAATCTATATgcaacaaattcaatttaccCGATTAATACTATGATTGGAACTACAACTGCTGAATTGATGGATTCAAG ATACATTGTTGATCCAAAAAATACTGGCAAAAAAGAAATACTACTTCAAAATCTATGCGAGCATATTGGTTATGAACTCTACAAAGAGCCTGAagagttttcacaaaaatgtcgcaacttttacaaaaatggAGAGGATGCGAAATCATTGGGGGATGATATGGAATTTTATTACGGAGCTATTCAACTGGCGAATGTACATTCCAGCAAAGATACAAACGTTTTTGTGTACAg CTTTGACTACAAGGAAGCTGGGAATGCGTACAAGAAATATGACAAATCTCTTTCACCCAAACACGGCGAAGACTTCGCCTATGCTTTTGGTACCAATCGCGGAAATTTCTCGACAAAGGATTATGTTATCGAGTATATTTATAGTGGAATGTTTGCTGATTTTGTGAACTTTGGTGATCCTTCACCTTTGGAGGATCAGGAATGGGCGCAGTATACCCCGGAAAAAcgagaatattttttgatcgaTTTTGATAAGAACTTTACAATGCCTGGAATGAAAGATCACTATTACCCAAAGGCTTTGGAGTTTTGGAG TACATGTGGAAGCAAGTCTTTCAAGGAACACTTTTCTCCGTCAGTCGATATATTTATAATCGGAAATCTCTTGAATCCAATTATGTCTCATTTGAATCATAATGAAACTGGCCCCGATAAGACTTTTGAGCAATTTGATAAATTGTATAACGAACgggaagagtttttgaaacttctaaaaGCTGtaaggaaattggaaattcaaaagaaaatgtgGAGAGGTCGAAGTTCCAAAGATTTAATGCTGAAAGAGCTTGTGGATTTGGAGAAAATAAACGAAGAAGAGCAAGAAACTGGAGCTA ATTTCCTTCTCATAATATTTGGTGGAACTCTTCTCGGTGGTATTCTCTACGTCTCCATTTCTCATTTCTGCCTCCATCATCGTTCTCGTGATGGATATCAGCTCttgaaataa
- the cest-2.2 gene encoding Carboxylesterase type B domain-containing protein (Confirmed by transcript evidence) has product MFFRFFILWAILQNVRSTKVKLSTGTIEGRTLTASYSPLGNQTGIVFFGVPYVEPPVGNLRFRKPRPPKPWDGVLEAKEYKAACMSDQKKTYKNGVGGPVSEDCLYANVFTNQYCLEHKNCSVMLTIHGGRFVIESASAYDPEIIINNFVGQGRNIVVVTFNYRLGLFGLGMLNGDNQDTNFGLYDILEVVRWTRKEIKNFGGDKDRITMQGHSAGAVFTAAFSTSPLSKGLIHQQIIMSASMSNLSKKSNVKELTVVARIVGCLPDEHGFPKLSNVEVEKAYTCLRSKSAQQILDAQLYMLRNTTYYIGQGHIDGIYQVDYPDNLYATNSIYPINTMIGTTTAELMDSRYIVDPKNTGKKEILLQNLCEHIGYELYKEPEEFSQKCRNFYKNGEDAKSLGDDMEFYYGAIQLANVHSSKDTNVFVYSFDYKEAGNAYKKYDKSLSPKHGEDFAYAFGTNRGNFSTKDYVIEYIYSGMFADFVNFGDPSPLEDQEWAQYTPEKREYFLIDFDKNFTMPGMKDHYYPKALEFWSTCGSKSFKEHFSPSVDIFIIGNLLNPIMSHLNHNETGPDKTFEQFDKLYNEREEFLKLLKAVRKLEIQKKMWRGRSSKDLMLKELVDLEKINEEEQETGANFLLIIFGGTLLGGILYVSISHFCLHHRSRDGYQLLK; this is encoded by the exons atgtttttccgatttttcattttatggGCAATATTGCAAAATGTGCGGTCTACCAAAGTTAAATTGTC AACTGGAACAATTGAAGGGAGAACCCTCACCGCTTCTTATTCTCCACTCGGAAATCAGACCGGAATTGTGTTTTTCGGTGTTCCATATGTTGAACCTCCAGTTGGAAATCTGAGATTCCGTAAGCCGCGTCCACCAAAACCCTGGGACGGAGTTTTGGAGGCGAAGGAGTATAAAGCGGCTTGTATGAGTGATCAGAA AAAAACCTACAAAAATGGTGTTGGAGGGCCTGTATCAGAAGACTGTCTTTATGCCAATGTGTTCACAAACCAATATTGTTTGGAGCAT aaaaactgcTCAGTAATGTTAACCATACATGGTGGACGATTCGTCATAGAATCAGCCTCAGCGTATGATcctgaaattataattaataattttgtgGGTCAAGGCAGAAATATTGTTGTAGTTACTTTCAACTATCGTCTAGGATTATTTGGACTGGGAATGCTCAATGGAGATAATCAAGATACAAATTTTGGATTATACG ATATATTGGAAGTTGTGAGATGGACtcgaaaagaaatcaaaaatttcggagGTGACAAGGATAGAATAACGATGCAGGGGCATTCTGCAGGAGCAGTTTTTACTGCCGCG ttctctACATCTCCGCTGTCAAAAGGTCTTATTCACCAACAAATTATAATGAGTGCATCGATGTCTaatctttcgaaaaaatcaaatgtgaAAGAGCTGACAGTAGTTGCCAGAATAGTTGGATGCCTTCCAGATGAACAtggatttccaaaattatcgaacgtagaagttgaaaaa GCCTATACCTGCCTTCGTTCAAAATCTGCTCAACAAATTCTTGATGCTCAGCTGTATATGCTCCGTAACACTACATACTACATAGGACAGGGTCATATAGATGGGATATATCAAGTTGATTATCCTGATAATCTATATgcaacaaattcaatttaccCGATTAATACTATGATTGGAACTACAACTGCTGAATTGATGGATTCAAG ATACATTGTTGATCCAAAAAATACTGGCAAAAAAGAAATACTACTTCAAAATCTATGCGAGCATATTGGTTATGAACTCTACAAAGAGCCTGAagagttttcacaaaaatgtcgcaacttttacaaaaatggAGAGGATGCGAAATCATTGGGGGATGATATGGAATTTTATTACGGAGCTATTCAACTGGCGAATGTACATTCCAGCAAAGATACAAACGTTTTTGTGTACAg CTTTGACTACAAGGAAGCTGGGAATGCGTACAAGAAATATGACAAATCTCTTTCACCCAAACACGGCGAAGACTTCGCCTATGCTTTTGGTACCAATCGCGGAAATTTCTCGACAAAGGATTATGTTATCGAGTATATTTATAGTGGAATGTTTGCTGATTTTGTGAACTTTGGTGATCCTTCACCTTTGGAGGATCAGGAATGGGCGCAGTATACCCCGGAAAAAcgagaatattttttgatcgaTTTTGATAAGAACTTTACAATGCCTGGAATGAAAGATCACTATTACCCAAAGGCTTTGGAGTTTTGGAG TACATGTGGAAGCAAGTCTTTCAAGGAACACTTTTCTCCGTCAGTCGATATATTTATAATCGGAAATCTCTTGAATCCAATTATGTCTCATTTGAATCATAATGAAACTGGCCCCGATAAGACTTTTGAGCAATTTGATAAATTGTATAACGAACgggaagagtttttgaaacttctaaaaGCTGtaaggaaattggaaattcaaaagaaaatgtgGAGAGGTCGAAGTTCCAAAGATTTAATGCTGAAAGAGCTTGTGGATTTGGAGAAAATAAACGAAGAAGAGCAAGAAACTGGAGCTA ATTTCCTTCTCATAATATTTGGTGGAACTCTTCTCGGTGGTATTCTCTACGTCTCCATTTCTCATTTCTGCCTCCATCATCGTTCTCGTGATGGATATCAGCTCttgaaataa
- the cest-2.2 gene encoding Carboxylesterase type B domain-containing protein (Confirmed by transcript evidence) translates to MFFRFFILWAILQNVRSTKVKLSTGTIEGRTLTASYSPLGNQTGIVFFGVPYVEPPVGNLRFRKPRPPKPWDGVLEAKEYKAACMSDQKKTYKNGVGGPVSEDCLYANVFTNQYCLEHKNCSVMLTIHGGRFVIESASAYDPEIIINNFVGQGRNIVVVTFNYRLGLFGLGMLNGDNQDTNFGLYGLCVNFGSFFRKRNSFKLN, encoded by the exons atgtttttccgatttttcattttatggGCAATATTGCAAAATGTGCGGTCTACCAAAGTTAAATTGTC AACTGGAACAATTGAAGGGAGAACCCTCACCGCTTCTTATTCTCCACTCGGAAATCAGACCGGAATTGTGTTTTTCGGTGTTCCATATGTTGAACCTCCAGTTGGAAATCTGAGATTCCGTAAGCCGCGTCCACCAAAACCCTGGGACGGAGTTTTGGAGGCGAAGGAGTATAAAGCGGCTTGTATGAGTGATCAGAA AAAAACCTACAAAAATGGTGTTGGAGGGCCTGTATCAGAAGACTGTCTTTATGCCAATGTGTTCACAAACCAATATTGTTTGGAGCAT aaaaactgcTCAGTAATGTTAACCATACATGGTGGACGATTCGTCATAGAATCAGCCTCAGCGTATGATcctgaaattataattaataattttgtgGGTCAAGGCAGAAATATTGTTGTAGTTACTTTCAACTATCGTCTAGGATTATTTGGACTGGGAATGCTCAATGGAGATAATCAAGATACAAATTTTGGATTATACGGTTTGTGTGTCAATTTTGGctcgtttttcagaaaacgcaatagttttaaattgaattga
- the cest-2.1 gene encoding Carboxylesterase type B domain-containing protein (Confirmed by transcript evidence): MVLLFLFLLSTLLHISISTRVQLSTGTIEGKILTSTYSPLGNHTGIGFLGIPFVEPPAGNLRFRKPRPPIPWDGILETKEYKPACMSDAKKTYKNGVGGPISEDCLYANVFTNQYCMKRKNCSVMIVVHGGRILTESASAFNPEILVNNFVGQGRNIVVVTFNYRLGTFGFGVLNGEKGDSNVGMFDMLEAVKWTRKEVHNFGGNKDKLTMVGHSAGGSLVGAFTSSPLSKGMLNQQIIMSGALYQMGKLANFKGMTAMAQKAGCLPEVFGFRKLSQVRIDKTYSCLRNISAQEVLDAQLWVLQNTTYYISVPHIDGEFLLNYSDEILASGTIHPINSMIGTTTAELRDPIYINDLKNADKKEELLKNLCEHIGYELYTEPEEFSRKCQKFYGNGDDAQFLADDMEFYDGSIKVANAHASKNTKVFMYSYDYKDAGPAFKKYAQAPPPHHSEDLIYVFGTSRGNFTEKDYVIEQIYSGMFADFVNFGNPSPSKEQKWKEYSPEKREYFLIDFDKNFTMPGTRDGYYSRALEFWSTAGTKSFSEHYSPSLDSFTTGILIDPIVSHMKGVATGPDKTFEQFEKMLLEREMFLKTLKSERKLELLKEKWRKIRNGGGRIVERAGNAPMEMRDGKKGSRGGVSLLLIIFGGTLLGGILYVTISHFCLHHKSREGYQLLK, encoded by the exons atggttcttttatttctttttctgctATCCACTTTACTGCACATTTCAATATCAACGAGAGTTCAGTTATC aacggGAACAATTGAAGGAAAAATCTTGACTTCTACATACTCTCCACTTGGAAATCACACAGGAATTGGGTTTTTGGGTATTCCATTTGTTGAGCCGCCAGCTGGAAATCTTCGATTTAGAAAACCACGACCACCAATTCCTTGGGATGGTATTCTTGAGACAAAGGAATATAAGCCGGCGTGTATGAGTGATGCAAA AAAAACGTACAAAAATGGAGTTGGAGGACCGATTTCTGAAGATTGTTTGTATGCAAATGTATTTACAAACCAATATTGCATGAAGCGT aaaaattgttccgTAATGATTGTAGTCCACGGAGGGAGAATTTTAACAGAATCCGCGTCCGCATTCAATCCTGAAATTTTGGTGAACAATTTTGTGGGCCAAGGCAGAAATATTGTAGTTGTGACATTCAATTATCGTCTTGGAACTTTTGGATTCGGAGTGCTAAATGGAGAAAAGGGTGATTCGAATGTAGGGATGTTTG ACATGTTGGAAGCTGTGAAATGGACTCGAAAAGAAGTGCATAACTTTGGAGGAAATAAGGACAAACTCACAATGGTTGGACATTCTGCAGGTGGCTCTTTAGTTGGAGCG TTTACCTCGTCTCCACTCTCAAAAGGTATGTTAAACCAGCAAATTATAATGAGTGGAGCACTTTATCAAATGGGAAAACTCGCAAACTTCAAAGGAATGACTGCAATGGCACAGAAAGCTGGATGTCTACCAGAGGTATTCGGATTCAGAAAACTGTCTCAAGTTCGAATTGACAAG ACTTATTCATGCCTTCGAAATATATCTGCACAGGAAGTTCTAGATGCTCAATTATGGGTCCTCCAGAACACTACTTACTATATCTCAGTTCCTCATATTGATGGAGAATTTCTACTCAATTATTCTGATGAAATATTAGCTTCTGGAACTATTCATCCTATCAATTCAATGATAGGAACTACAACTGCCGAGCTGAGAGATCCAAT atacattAATGATCTAAAAAATGCggacaaaaaagaagaattattgaaaaatttatgcgAGCATATTGGCTATGAGCTTTATACAGAACCGGAagagttttctagaaaatgccagaaattttatggaaacgGAGATGatgctcaatttttggcggatGACATGGAATTTTATGATGGTTCTATTAAAGTAGCAAATGCACATGCaagtaaaaatacaaaagtctTTATGTACAG CTACGATTACAAGGACGCTGGACctgctttcaaaaaatatgctcAAGCGCCACCGCCTCATCATTCGGAAGATTTGATCTACGTTTTTGGAACAAGCCGtggaaattttacagaaaaagaTTATGttattgaacaaatttatAGTGGAATGTTTGCTGATTtcgtgaattttggaaatccaTCACCatcaaaagaacaaaaatggaaagaatATTCTCCAGAGAAAcgagaatattttttaattgattttgacaaaaactttACTATGCCTGGAACGAGAGATGGGTATTATTCAAGAGCTTTAGAGTTTTGGAG CACTGCGGGTACCAAGTCATTTTCTGAGCATTATTCCCCATCACTCGACTCATTTACCACTGGAATTCTAATTGATCCTATTGTTTCACATATGAAAGGAGTTGCAACCGGACCtgataaaacatttgaacAGTTTGAGAAAATGCTCCTGGAAAGagaaatgtttctgaaaactttgaaatctgaaagaaaattggaacttttgaaggaaaaatggaggaaaattAGAAACGGCGGAGGAAGAATTGTAGAGAGAGCAGGAAATGCTCCGATGGAAATGAGAGATGGGAAGAAGGGCAGTAGAGGTGGAGTCa gTCTCCTCTTAATCATCTTTGGCGGAACGCTTCTAGGTGGAATACTCTATGTCactatttcacatttttgccTACATCACAAATCTCGGGAAGGATATCAGCTTTTGAAATAA